Proteins encoded in a region of the Mercenaria mercenaria strain notata chromosome 1, MADL_Memer_1, whole genome shotgun sequence genome:
- the LOC123547497 gene encoding lysoplasmalogenase-like protein TMEM86A, which translates to MEIPEQFSINLSREQKMHLVPFFATWLIYFVLYMPFWGYPPETLGSVFFKVLPIISLCYYVISTSNGFKGFPKKDELIPDDDRARHFLFALLFSAVGDACLVWRELLFVPGLLSFAIAQTLYCKGLNGASEKSRTKDLFFLLGLDIFLIIQSGISSYVLSALVGMYIALIFAVAWRATARYELEGSKAAFAGCAGALIFIFSDFIIAVDKWCFHVPFAPSMIMSSYYIAQLFLSLSTSKDLH; encoded by the coding sequence ATGGAGATACCTGAACAGTTTTCAATCAATTTATCACGAGAGCAGAAGATGCATCTGGTTCCATTTTTTGCAACATGGTTGATCTACTTTGTTCTGTACATGCCATTCTGGGGATACCCCCCGGAGACGCTTGGATCCGTATTTTTCAAAGTTCTTCCGATCATTAGTTTGTGTTACTATGTGATTTCCACATCAAATGGCTTCAAAGGATTTCCAAAGAAAGACGAACTGATTCCTGACGACGACCGCGCCAGACACTTTTTATTTGCTCTTTTATTTTCGGCTGTGGGAGACGCTTGTTTAGTTTGGCGGGAACTTCTATTTGTGCCTGGACTACTGTCGTTTGCAATTGCACAGACTTTGTACTGTAAAGGACTAAATGGCGCTTCAGAAAAGAGTAGGACTAAGGATTTATTTTTCCTGCTTGGATTagacatatttttgataattcaaaGTGGTATAAGTTCTTATGTACTGTCGGCTTTAGTCGGCATGTACATCGCACTAATCTTTGCCGTTGCATGGCGCGCAACAGCACGGTACGAGCTGGAGGGAAGTAAAGCAGCGTTTGCTGGTTGCGCAGGAGCATTGATTTTTATCTTTTCGGACTTTATAATAGCTGTGGATAAATGGTGTTTCCACGTTCCATTCGCACCATCTATGATAATGAGTTCTTACTATATAGCTCAGCTTTTCCTTAGTCTAAGCACGAGTAAAGACCTTCATTAG